A window from Danio aesculapii chromosome 6, fDanAes4.1, whole genome shotgun sequence encodes these proteins:
- the mych gene encoding myelocytomatosis oncogene homolog, which translates to MLQACSPSHDWFCDSEPLLFDDEFCMSLMKDLQCIPTPPQSPPMKPGLAKNMSTVDQLELVSELLMEDSDFLQLDWNFTGPASSADDPLSEDCLWRPDGDKQTDDKLSAVLSTSPLLSDIDTQIFAEIAGSTLDCHTAALACQALESEDSPLDSQEQIESTSDYGSLSTGGESSTSDSEEEIDVVTVRRSSTLTRSQHQQQLEDSRREQQRALKRYHFEIQQQHNYAAPRPASPPPPPSPPLKRTRGSGDSQRGMQIPGRSRGLVVRQPVDTEDEEERRRTHNVMERQRRNELKNCFLRLRDNVPELSNNDKASKVVILKRAKESIRNLETENQRLTSKKDKLRERQEQLEARLQQLKRH; encoded by the exons ATGCTTCAGGCGTGTTCTCCATCGCACGACTGGTTCTGCGACTCCGAGCCGTTGCTGTTTGACGATGAGTTCTGCATGAGCCTCATGAAGGACCTGCAGTGCATCCCCACACCGCCACAGTCTCCTCCCATGAAACCCGGCCTCGCAAAGAACATGTCCACGGTGGACCAGCTGGAGTTAGTATCTGAACTTTTAATGGAGGACAGCGACTTTCTCCAACTGGACTGGAACTTTACCGGACCCGCTTCTTCAGCAGATGACCCGCTTTCAGAGGACTGCCTGTGGCGCCCCGACGGGGACAAACAGACGGATGATAAACTGTCCGCGGTGCTCTCCACGAGTCCCCTGCTCTCCGACATAGACACGCAGATTTTCGCGGAGATCGCCGGCTCTACGCTGGACTGCCACACCGCGGCGCTCGCCTGCCAGGCACTGGAGAGCGAAGACTCCCCGCTGGACAGCCAGGAGCAGATCGAGTCCACGTCTGACTACGGTTCACTGTCCACGGGAGGAGAGTCATCCACTAGCGATTCTG AGGAGGAGATTGATGTGGTGACGGTGCGGCGCTCCAGCACCCTGACCCGCTCTCAGCACCAGCAGCAGCTGGAGGACAGCCGACGGGAGCAGCAGCGTGCACTCAAGCGATATCACTTTGAAATCCAGCAGCAGCACAACTACGCCGCCCCACGGCCTGCCTCTCCTCCGCCCCCGCCCTCACCGCCTCTCAAGCGCACTCGGGGCTCTGGGGACTCCCAGCGAGGTATGCAGATCCCCGGGCGCTCTCGCGGTCTGGTCGTCCGGCAGCCAGTGGACACGGAGGATGAAGAGGAGAGGAGGAGGACGCACAATGTGATGGAGAGGCAAAGGCGCAACGAGTTAAAGAACTGCTTTCTCAGGCTGCGGGACAACGTCCCCGAACTGTCCAACAACGACAAGGCGTCCAAAGTGGTGATTTTAAAGCGTGCGAAAGAAAGCATCAGAAATCTGGAAACAGAAAACCAGAGACTGACCAGCAAAAAAGACAAACTCAGAGAGCGACAGGAACAGCTGGAAGCCAGACTGCAACAGCTGAAGAGACATTGA